Proteins encoded in a region of the Carassius auratus strain Wakin chromosome 21, ASM336829v1, whole genome shotgun sequence genome:
- the htr1ab gene encoding 5-hydroxytryptamine (serotonin) receptor 1A b, with amino-acid sequence MEENNDTFLSFQNDSGLNQQLDNVTLPVKVPLSYQISTSLLIGALILCSIFGNACVVAAIALERSLQNVANYLIGSLAVTDLMVSVLVLPMAALYQVLDKWTLGQVTCDIFISLDILCCTSSILHLCAIALDRYWAITNPIDYMKKRTLKRAALLITVTWFVGFSISIPPMLIMKSQPKSKAEDMANPEACMISHDPWYTIYSTFCAFYIPLILMLVLYGRIFKAARFRIRKTVRKPEKKRVKCLTVSPALFKRANGELGKNWKSAVEPKPAACVNGAVKHAEDGESLEIIEVHSNSKNNMPLPNTPNSVPLFENKHEKNTEAKRKLALARERKTVKTLGIIMGTFIVCWLPFFIKAIVLPFCPSCDMPLWLIDVINWLGYSNSLLNPIIYAYFNKDFQSAFKKIIKCHFCRP; translated from the coding sequence ATGGAAGAAAACAACGACACGTTCTTATCTTTTCAGAACGACAGTGGGTTAAATCAGCAGCTCGACAATGTGACTTTACCTGTGAAGGTTCCACTAAGTTATCAGATCTCCACGTCTTTGCTGATCGGCGCGCTCATTCTATGTTCCATATTTGGAAACGCGTGTGTTGTGGCGGCTATTGCTTTGGAAAGATCGCTGCAGAATGTTGCAAACTACCTGATCGGATCACTTGCCGTGACGGACCTCATGGTGTCGGTGCTTGTGTTGCCAATGGCAGCTCTTTACCAAGTTTTAGACAAGTGGACGCTTGGACAAGTAActtgtgatatttttatttctttagacATTTTATGTTGCACATCTTCAATTCTGCATCTGTGCGCAATCGCTTTGGATAGATACTGGGCTATCACCAACCCAATAGACTACATGAAGAAAAGGACATTAAAACGTGCCGCTCTTTTAATCACCGTTACCTGGTTTGTCGGCTTTTCGATATCAATTCCACCCATGTTGATCATGAAATCTCAACCTAAGAGTAAAGCAGAAGACATGGCCAATCCTGAAGCTTGCATGATCAGCCACGACCCATGGTACACCATTTATTCCACCTTTTGCGCGTTTTACATCCCTCTGATTCTCATGCTGGTCTTGTACGGACGCATATTCAAAGCGGCGAGATTTCGCATTCGCAAAACCGTTCGAAAGCCCGAGAAGAAGAGGGTGAAATGTTTGACTGTGTCACCTGCGCTTTTTAAGCGAGCGAACGGAGAGCTGGGCAAAAACTGGAAAAGCGCAGTCGAACCCAAGCCCGCCGCGTGCGTAAACGGCGCGGTGAAGCACGCGGAAGACGGTGAGTCTTTGGAGATCATCGAGGTTCACAGCAACTCCAAAAACAACATGCCTCTTCCCAACACGCcaaactctgtccctctgttcgAGAACAAACACGAGAAGAACACCGAGGCGAAGAGGAAGCTCGCCTTGGCGCGCGAGCGCAAGACAGTGAAGACGCTGGGCATTATAATGGGCACTTTCATTGTGTGTTGGTTGCCATTCTTCATCAAAGCAATCGTGCTCCCTTTTTGTCCGTCTTGTGATATGCCTTTGTGGCTCATCGACGTCATTAATTGGCTCGGGTATTCAAACTCGCTTTTGAACCCCATCATTTACGCGTACTTCAATAAAGACTTTCAGAGCGCCTTCAAGAAAatcattaaatgtcatttttgcaGACCATAA
- the rnf180b gene encoding E3 ubiquitin-protein ligase RNF180, with the protein MASSFVTEEQDQSGTLEDPTNLRCRKCRRCIIDSTSLLKAVTSSETAGTCNVWHLNVENLPDWILASVDQASWTVGKLNCQNCGARLGGFNFVKCCKCSCGCDTTVHLSKSRVDQDLKPPVLLTRLGRTREHTVRRKEEVEALPQTISSAPSPSSTLSFSCTVSHVASAESELEVESTEEPQILETVERGTDVSLPSELPPQLSDYQESLEVRHVGSASQSRSSLERAVNPEEVRLRVMEEPSRSISPNLEAKLSKREKNRLKSLRRKQRKKENWIQRQQEAKDLAMKWDLTGSDDEEREGYTCAVCLEVYYSPYKCHPCSHVFCEPCLRTLAKNRPSNTPCPLCRTLISHVLFQEELNQTTKTCFPKVYHSRHETFQKTNYSKWPLPNCPKRFRIFWGIQRHGGPASRWQFPHRAFGLDALDLGDMWGWPFDIDFVIISIYSLHWVMAFIVFCGLCYFLLL; encoded by the exons ATGGCTAGCTCTTTCGTG ACTGAAGAACAAGATCAATCGGGGACACTAGAAGATCCAACAAACCTTCGCTGCAGAAAGTGCCGTAGATGTATAATAGACTCGACCAGCCTCCTGAAG GCAGTAACATCAAGCGAGACTGCAGGCACATGCAATGTGTGGCATTTGAATGTTGAAAATTTGCCAGATTGGATTTTGGCAAGTGTTGATCAG GCCAGTTGGACAGTGGGGAAATTAAACTGTCAGAATTGTGGAGCTCGCTTAGGAGGCTTTAATTTTGTAAAGTGCTGTAAATGCTCCTGTGGATGTGATACAACTGTACATCTCAGTAAGAGTCGTGTTGATCAGGATCTAAAACCTCCAGTTCTTCTGACAAGACTAGGAAGGACTAGAGAACATACCGTGAGGAggaaggaggaggtggaggctCTCCCTCAGACAATAAGCTCAGCTCCCTCTCCTTCCTCAACCCTCAGCTTTTCCTGTACTGTGTCCCATGTAGCCTCTGCTGAAAGTGAACTTGAGGTTGAGTCAACTGAAGAACCACAGATTCTTGAGACTGTTGAGAGAGGCACAGATGTTTCTTTGCCTTCTGAACTGCCACCACAGCTGTCAGATTATCAGGAGAGCTTAGAAGTAAGGCATGTGGGTTCTGCTTCCCAGAGTAGAAGCTCTCTGGAAAGAGCTGTGAATCCAGAGGAGGTCAGACTCCGAGTGATGGAGGAGCCATCAAGAAGCATCTCACCCAACCTAGAGGCAAAGCTCTCCAAAAGAGAGAAAAACCGCCTGAAAAGCCTAAGAAGGAAGCAGAGGAAGAAGGAGAATTGGATTCAGAGACAGCAGGAAGCAAAAGATCTG GCTATGAAGTGGGACTTAACAGGCAGCGATGATGAAGAAAGGGAGGGATACACATGTGCCGTGTGTTTAGAGGTATATTACAGCCCTTACAAGTGCCATCCTTGCAGTCATGTGTTCTGTGAGCCCTGTTTGAGAACTCTAGCTAAGAACAGGCCAAGCAATACCCCCTGTCCCCTCTGTAGGACCCTTATATCCCATGTGCTCTTTCAGGAAG AGCTCAATCAAACTACAAAGACTTGCTTTCCAAAAGTGTATCATTCAAGACATGAGACCTTTCAGAAGACCAACTATTCTAAATGGCCCCTGCCCAACTGTCCAAAGCGTTTCCGCATCTTTTGGG gaatacaGAGACATGGCGGCCCTGCCAGTCGCTGGCAGTTTCCCCACAGAGCATTTGGCCTGGATGCACTGGATCTGGGAGACATGTGGGGCTGGCCATTTGACATTGACTTTGTGATCATCTCTATCTACTCTCTTCACTGGGTGATGGCGTTCATCGTCTTCTGTGGCCTCTGCTACTTCCTCCTCCTCTGA
- the rgs7bpb gene encoding regulator of G-protein signaling 7-binding protein B — translation MCSAPNGRKNRPRSAANIFQIGKSSVRDPERRESTESTRRAQRAMDDCRTTVQEFNTLVALHREQVISIGENTIDCPSLRAQMHKTRVKGCAVAQVAYQNLIAISGPEDGEIHPEICRLFIQLQCCLEMYITEMLKSMCLLGVLQLHRKGNDVCPEPNVDYRVDESSDVPMLEDRSSSPVDFPQESWVVCTDIENIESDTREMRNLLSKLRETMPLPLKNQDDSSLLNLTPYPLVRQRKRRFSGLCCLVSG, via the exons ATGTGTTCTGCACCGAACGGGCGAAAGAACCGCCCCAGATCCGCAGCCAATATTTTTCAAATCGGGAAATCTTCGGTGAGGGATCCGGAGCGCCGGGAGAGCACCGAGAGCACGCGGAGAGCTCAGCGGGCGATGGATGACTGTAGAACG ACCGTTCAGGAGTTCAACACTCTTGTGGCTCTCCATCGTGAGCAGGTCATCTCCATAGGGGAGAATACAATTGACTGTCCTTCTTTAAGGGCACAGATGCACAAGACTCGCGTCAAAGGATGCGCTGTAGCCCAGGTGGCCTATCAAAACCTCATCGCAATCTCTGG GCCAGAGGATGGTGAAATCCACCCAGAAATATGCAGATTGTTCATCCAGCTTCAGTGCTGTCTGGAGATGTACATTACAGAGATGCTTAAATCTATGTGTCTGTTGGGTGTTCTGCAGCTCCATAGGAAAG GAAATGATGTGTGCCCTGAGCCCAACGTGGACTACAGGGTCGATGAAAGCTCTGATGTGCCGATGCTGGAAGATCGATCATCATCACCTGTAGATTTTCCTCAGGAATCCTGGGTCGTATGCACAGACATTGAGAACATAGAGAG TGATACGCGAGAAATGAGGAACCTTCTAAGCAAACTCAGGGAGACAATGCCTTTGCCACTGAAAAATCAAG ATGACAGCAGTCTGCTAAATCTGACTCCTTATCCACTGGTGAGGCAGAGGAAGAGGCGATTCTCCGGGCTTTGTTGCCTTGTGTCTGGCTGA